The Spirochaetota bacterium genome has a segment encoding these proteins:
- a CDS encoding phosphatase PAP2 family protein, which produces MAMMKAVAAHLDDFDKLLCRKVSFLTGARFFDRIMYLLSASADGYLYILPAIAILVFDLQGARTVFGVTLSAFGIELIIQKAVKNLVRRERPCESAGIQCLVKPPDKFSFPSGHTAGAFLIAAVLPVFYGFSPIPLYAWASGVAFSRVYNGVHYPSDVISGAILGVASAYGAMWVIL; this is translated from the coding sequence ATGGCCATGATGAAGGCAGTAGCGGCGCACCTGGACGATTTCGACAAGCTCCTTTGCAGAAAGGTATCTTTTTTGACCGGGGCGCGTTTTTTCGACCGGATCATGTACCTGCTCTCCGCAAGCGCGGACGGGTACCTCTATATACTCCCGGCGATCGCGATTCTGGTGTTCGACCTGCAGGGGGCGCGGACCGTCTTCGGGGTCACGCTCTCGGCGTTCGGGATAGAGCTCATTATTCAAAAGGCGGTAAAGAACCTGGTGAGGCGCGAGCGCCCGTGCGAAAGCGCAGGGATCCAGTGCCTGGTGAAGCCGCCCGACAAGTTCAGCTTTCCCTCCGGGCATACCGCGGGCGCGTTCCTGATCGCGGCCGTGCTCCCCGTATTCTACGGATTCAGCCCCATCCCGTTATATGCATGGGCCTCGGGGGTCGCGTTCTCAAGGGTGTACAACGGCGTGCATTATCCCTCCGATGTAATCAGCGGGGCAATTCTTGGCGTTGCGTCCGCATATGGCGCCATGTGGGTGATACTCTAG
- a CDS encoding sigma-70 family RNA polymerase sigma factor, with amino-acid sequence MYNPFVEIRDETERDEDIVARVLEGDAAALERLVYRHQAWIYNIALKMVLDRHDAEDVTQEILLKIVTHLSAYNPAKGSIRTWIYRIAANHVITMRTRGPETLVASARIKDAFTPAVDDLEDTRDSNRPDYRLLADEARELCLTGLLLCLDRRKRLAFILGEIFQAGARSGAEILGVSESNFRALLSRARKQLANFLEARCGLIDPANPCRCALQVGNMIRARWLPDGDAGSTASHRRKIADVVVVKTRERTKELSNALRLYRDTPFEENTELSGRILEIMGREDVRELFMLQ; translated from the coding sequence ATGTACAACCCGTTTGTCGAGATCAGGGACGAGACCGAAAGGGACGAGGACATCGTCGCGCGCGTGCTCGAAGGGGACGCCGCCGCGCTCGAGCGGCTGGTCTACCGCCACCAGGCCTGGATATACAACATCGCCCTCAAGATGGTGCTCGACCGCCACGATGCGGAGGACGTGACGCAGGAGATACTGCTGAAGATCGTCACGCACCTGTCGGCTTACAATCCGGCGAAGGGATCGATACGCACCTGGATTTACCGTATCGCCGCCAACCACGTGATCACTATGCGGACCAGGGGCCCCGAAACGCTCGTGGCGAGCGCGCGAATTAAGGACGCCTTCACGCCCGCGGTGGATGACCTGGAGGACACCCGCGACTCGAACCGTCCCGACTATCGGCTCCTCGCCGATGAAGCCCGGGAGCTCTGCCTGACGGGGCTCCTGCTCTGCCTGGACCGGCGCAAGAGGCTCGCCTTCATCCTGGGCGAAATCTTCCAGGCGGGCGCGCGCTCCGGCGCGGAGATACTGGGCGTAAGCGAGTCCAATTTCCGCGCACTCCTTTCCCGCGCGCGAAAGCAGCTCGCGAATTTCCTTGAGGCGCGCTGCGGGCTCATCGATCCCGCAAACCCGTGCCGATGCGCGCTTCAAGTCGGGAACATGATCCGCGCGCGGTGGCTCCCGGACGGGGACGCGGGAAGCACGGCTTCGCACCGGCGGAAGATCGCGGACGTGGTCGTCGTGAAGACCCGGGAACGCACGAAGGAATTGTCAAATGCGCTCCGCCTCTATCGCGACACGCCCTTTGAGGAAAACACGGAGTTGTCGGGACGAATCCTGGAAATCATGGGGCGCGAGGACGTACGGGAGCTTTTCATGCTTCAGTGA
- a CDS encoding ABC-F family ATP-binding cassette domain-containing protein yields MITVDNLSKSFGARMLFDGVSFSLGFRERAGLVGRNGHGKTTLFRIILGEEQADSGTVVIPRHYRVGHVSQVLTFSESSVIEEGCRGLPEAHRDEKWQVEKILSGLGFTAADMQKAPRELSGGFQVRLNLAKSLVSTPNLLLLDEPTNYLDITSIRWLARFLNQWQSELLLITHDRGFMDGVITHTIGLHRGKARKIAGGTDKFYTQIIKDEEIYEKTRVNDERRRKEIEVFISRFRAKARLGSLVQSRVKALEKQEKQNKLKKIKTLDFAFREAPFPGKYTLTAQGITFSYSGGEPWLINGFDLTIGRNDRVCVIGRNGRGKSTLLRLMTGDLAPAAGEVSLNPNTRMGYYAQTNMHVLRPTMTIEDEVLSVVPSGERQAARNICGAMLFEGDDALKKIAVLSGGEKSRVLLARILAAPANILILDEPTNHLDMESCDALLAALDNFDGAVVMVTHNEMFLHALATRIVAFQGGKAQVHEGTYQDFLGKIGWEEESAAADRDGSSSSEAALNRKELRRIRSDIVTRRSRTLKPLEKRIGALEEEIAAAETELAETNRLLIEASRLGEGARIQELSIRAHDLSSRAESLYADLDEATCRHEDETRRFDEELAALGDA; encoded by the coding sequence ATGATCACCGTCGATAACCTTTCCAAGTCATTTGGCGCGCGCATGCTCTTCGACGGCGTGAGCTTCAGCCTGGGCTTCCGGGAGCGCGCGGGGCTCGTGGGCCGCAACGGCCACGGGAAGACCACGCTCTTCCGCATCATCCTGGGCGAGGAACAGGCCGATTCCGGGACCGTGGTGATCCCGCGCCATTACCGCGTGGGTCACGTGAGCCAGGTCCTCACCTTCTCGGAGTCCTCGGTCATCGAGGAGGGGTGCCGGGGACTGCCCGAGGCGCACCGCGACGAGAAGTGGCAGGTGGAAAAGATTCTCTCCGGCCTGGGGTTCACCGCGGCCGACATGCAGAAGGCGCCGCGCGAGCTCTCCGGCGGCTTCCAGGTGAGGCTCAATCTCGCCAAGTCGCTCGTATCGACCCCCAACCTCCTGCTCCTGGACGAGCCCACGAACTACCTCGACATCACCTCGATACGCTGGCTCGCGCGCTTCCTGAACCAGTGGCAGTCGGAGCTGCTGCTCATCACGCACGATCGCGGATTCATGGACGGCGTCATCACGCACACGATAGGCCTGCACCGCGGCAAGGCGCGCAAGATCGCCGGGGGGACGGACAAGTTCTACACGCAGATCATCAAGGACGAGGAGATCTACGAAAAAACGCGCGTGAACGACGAGCGGCGCCGCAAGGAGATAGAGGTGTTCATCAGCAGGTTCCGCGCGAAGGCGCGCCTGGGGAGCCTGGTGCAGTCGCGCGTGAAGGCGCTGGAAAAGCAGGAAAAGCAGAACAAGCTCAAAAAGATCAAGACGCTCGACTTCGCGTTCAGGGAGGCCCCCTTCCCGGGCAAGTACACGCTCACGGCCCAGGGGATCACCTTTTCGTATTCCGGCGGGGAACCCTGGCTCATTAACGGGTTCGATCTCACGATCGGGCGCAACGATCGCGTGTGCGTGATCGGACGAAACGGCAGGGGCAAGTCCACCCTGCTCCGCCTCATGACGGGAGACCTCGCGCCGGCGGCCGGCGAGGTGAGCCTGAATCCCAATACGCGGATGGGCTATTACGCGCAGACGAACATGCACGTCCTCAGGCCCACGATGACGATCGAGGACGAGGTCCTTTCGGTCGTGCCCTCGGGCGAGCGGCAGGCGGCGCGCAATATCTGCGGGGCGATGCTCTTCGAGGGCGACGACGCGCTCAAGAAGATCGCGGTGCTCTCCGGCGGGGAGAAGAGCCGGGTGCTTTTGGCGAGGATCCTCGCGGCGCCCGCGAACATCCTCATACTGGACGAGCCCACCAATCACCTCGACATGGAATCCTGCGACGCCCTGCTCGCGGCGCTCGACAATTTCGACGGCGCGGTGGTCATGGTGACCCACAACGAGATGTTCCTTCACGCCCTCGCCACGCGCATCGTGGCCTTCCAGGGGGGCAAGGCGCAGGTGCACGAGGGAACGTACCAGGACTTCCTCGGGAAGATCGGCTGGGAGGAGGAGTCTGCGGCGGCGGATCGCGACGGGTCCTCTTCATCGGAGGCAGCCCTGAACCGCAAGGAGCTACGGAGGATTCGGTCCGATATCGTCACCCGGCGGTCGCGCACCCTTAAGCCCCTAGAAAAGCGTATCGGCGCGCTCGAAGAGGAAATCGCCGCCGCGGAAACGGAGCTCGCGGAGACGAACCGCCTGCTCATCGAGGCTTCCCGGCTGGGCGAGGGCGCGCGGATCCAGGAATTGTCTATCCGCGCCCACGACCTCTCCTCGCGCGCCGAATCGCTCTACGCGGACCTGGACGAGGCGACCTGCCGCCACGAGGACGAAACGCGCCGATTCGACGAAGAGCTTGCCGCACTAGGAGACGCGTAG
- a CDS encoding DUF3795 domain-containing protein codes for MIAMCGLDCAACPVYRATQKNDDEKRAKVAELWSKMFGRPFTIDEINCDGCLSGSDTLFGHCKSCVVRLCGMEKGHDTCAACADYSCAKLDGLLSFIPNPAARQNLEARRKG; via the coding sequence ATGATTGCAATGTGCGGGCTCGACTGCGCGGCATGTCCCGTGTACCGGGCGACGCAAAAAAACGACGATGAGAAGCGCGCAAAGGTCGCGGAACTCTGGTCGAAGATGTTCGGCCGTCCGTTCACGATCGACGAGATAAACTGCGACGGCTGTCTTTCGGGATCCGATACGCTTTTCGGCCACTGCAAGTCGTGCGTCGTGCGGTTGTGCGGGATGGAGAAGGGACACGACACCTGTGCCGCCTGCGCCGATTATTCCTGCGCGAAGCTGGACGGCCTCCTGTCGTTCATCCCCAACCCCGCCGCGCGTCAAAACCTGGAGGCGCGCAGGAAGGGCTGA
- the pyrR gene encoding bifunctional pyr operon transcriptional regulator/uracil phosphoribosyltransferase PyrR, which translates to MGEQIILNKDDIARILDETADKIHAEIPNLDELAIVGIQTRGVELATRLLARLERLSGKKIRSGILDITFYRDDLATRGVLPVIKETKIEFNITKKTILLVDDVLFTGRTTKAALETLTTFGRPQAIRLFVLVDRGNRELPIQPDYFGFRVDTTLEDKVRVRLNIHDNTEDHVSLTRP; encoded by the coding sequence ATGGGCGAACAGATCATTCTGAACAAGGACGACATCGCGCGCATCCTGGACGAAACCGCGGACAAGATCCACGCGGAAATCCCGAACCTGGACGAGCTCGCGATCGTGGGGATCCAGACACGCGGTGTGGAGCTCGCCACCAGGCTCCTGGCGCGCCTGGAGCGCCTGTCCGGGAAGAAGATCAGGTCCGGCATCCTCGACATCACGTTCTACCGCGACGACCTCGCGACGCGGGGGGTGCTCCCCGTCATCAAGGAAACCAAGATCGAGTTCAATATCACCAAGAAGACGATACTGCTCGTGGACGACGTGCTCTTCACCGGCAGGACCACCAAGGCGGCGCTTGAAACCCTCACCACGTTCGGGAGGCCGCAGGCGATCCGCCTGTTCGTGCTCGTGGACCGCGGCAACAGGGAACTGCCCATCCAGCCCGATTATTTTGGCTTCAGGGTGGACACCACCCTTGAGGACAAGGTGCGGGTGCGCCTCAATATCCACGACAACACCGAGGACCACGTGAGCCTCACACGCCCCTGA
- a CDS encoding DUF3786 domain-containing protein — protein sequence MEHRTNRERACERAAEIAAEELARADMAQRCAVLGLAPPCPDGTVSLEVFGRVIVLRPPGFTARDAESGEPARPVDRVLALHYLLNRAPVRETGELMSFRELPGGAFYLGPFLARTAAPLVKSIGNDIAVLRKRLDRFRWSEAALGDLGARIQGVGALYLVLAYRTGDAEFPPSAEVYFDATIKKALSTEDAAAMATRICLGLAR from the coding sequence ATGGAGCATCGCACCAACAGGGAACGTGCCTGCGAGCGCGCCGCGGAGATCGCGGCGGAGGAGCTCGCTCGCGCGGACATGGCCCAACGCTGCGCCGTCCTGGGGCTCGCACCCCCGTGTCCGGACGGGACCGTTTCCCTGGAGGTTTTCGGGAGGGTCATCGTGCTCCGGCCGCCCGGATTCACGGCACGTGACGCGGAATCGGGGGAGCCGGCCCGCCCGGTCGACCGGGTGCTCGCCTTGCACTACCTCCTGAACCGCGCGCCGGTGCGGGAAACGGGCGAGCTCATGAGTTTCCGCGAGTTGCCGGGGGGCGCGTTCTACCTGGGGCCCTTCCTGGCGCGCACCGCGGCACCGCTCGTGAAATCGATCGGGAACGACATTGCCGTGCTCCGGAAACGGCTCGACCGCTTCAGGTGGAGCGAGGCGGCCCTGGGAGACCTGGGGGCGCGCATCCAGGGAGTGGGCGCGCTCTACCTTGTACTCGCGTATCGTACGGGGGACGCGGAGTTTCCGCCCTCGGCTGAGGTGTACTTCGACGCGACGATCAAGAAAGCTCTTTCCACCGAGGACGCCGCGGCGATGGCGACGCGCATCTGCCTGGGACTGGCGCGGTGA
- a CDS encoding PAS domain S-box protein: MRNGNDSDMREKSALRGDPCASPHRQGPGIPGALAGAALCALAIVLLVELLEFILAPGLPAPYRLLLGAAAGTAAGLVSAWYVVFRMLKDYRRNLDGIIGRLRTEEELQRSEERLGTLIRNINEYVYSVYFTGGTLSSAFHSPQSEKVTGYTPAEYEADPDLWHRMLYPADRERVLAFFGNVRANLNPDPIEHRIVHKNGETRWISNTASVILDEWGEVARLDGFVLDITSRKQAEEELHGYRDRLEELVCARTGELEAANTSLQREIAGRRLYEEKLKRSEIKNRTILESSTDAVFLESLDGRILDCNQSACDQFGYTREELHGITVMDLLPGDAGMIHPDAVRDRLAGDGIFIETRNMRKDGSVFPCEVRARLVVIQDEELVVVFVHDLTAARRAEEEIRSLNENLTGAVAKLEEANRELEAFNYTVSHDLRLPLLTIGGYANLVARHFGGLIPDEAHRYLKIIGDEVRRMENLLSDLLELSRLENHQFDLKPIDIAAMSTRIFSLLGPREDDRQPSLQAGTLPPCFGDEVMIEQLLKNLIGNSLKYSSRQRHPKIEMGGWNQGIENTYFVKDNGIGFDMKDADKLFEIFERLHPQEEFPGTGVGLTIVQRIVCRHGGRVWAESRPGKGATFFFTLPAVQVDVNPRQNTKALATD, translated from the coding sequence ATGCGGAATGGGAACGACAGCGACATGCGCGAAAAATCAGCCCTCCGGGGGGATCCCTGCGCTTCCCCCCACAGGCAGGGCCCGGGCATTCCCGGGGCCCTGGCCGGGGCGGCGCTGTGCGCCCTCGCGATCGTCCTCCTCGTGGAGCTTCTTGAATTTATCCTCGCGCCGGGCCTGCCGGCACCGTACCGGCTGCTCCTTGGAGCCGCGGCGGGAACAGCCGCCGGACTGGTGTCCGCCTGGTATGTCGTATTCCGTATGCTGAAGGATTATCGGAGAAACCTGGACGGTATAATCGGGCGCCTGCGCACCGAGGAAGAGCTCCAACGCAGCGAGGAGCGCCTGGGAACGCTCATACGGAATATTAACGAATACGTGTACAGCGTATACTTCACCGGCGGGACGCTTTCGTCCGCATTTCACAGCCCGCAATCCGAAAAGGTGACCGGGTACACCCCCGCGGAATACGAGGCCGATCCCGACCTCTGGCACCGGATGCTCTATCCCGCGGACCGCGAGCGCGTGCTCGCGTTTTTCGGGAACGTGCGCGCCAACCTGAACCCGGACCCGATCGAGCACCGCATCGTCCACAAGAACGGCGAGACCCGGTGGATATCCAATACCGCGTCGGTCATCCTGGACGAATGGGGCGAGGTGGCGCGCCTCGACGGGTTCGTACTGGACATCACCAGCCGCAAGCAGGCCGAGGAAGAGCTGCACGGGTACCGCGACCGCCTCGAGGAGCTCGTGTGCGCGCGCACGGGGGAGCTCGAAGCCGCGAACACGAGCCTCCAGCGGGAGATCGCCGGGCGCCGGCTTTATGAGGAGAAGCTCAAGAGAAGCGAGATCAAGAACCGTACGATACTCGAATCGTCGACCGACGCCGTCTTCCTGGAATCCCTGGACGGCCGCATATTGGACTGCAACCAGTCGGCGTGCGACCAGTTCGGCTACACTCGCGAGGAATTGCACGGCATCACCGTGATGGACCTGCTCCCCGGGGACGCCGGCATGATCCATCCGGATGCCGTCCGCGACAGGCTTGCCGGCGACGGCATTTTCATCGAGACGAGAAACATGAGAAAAGACGGCAGCGTCTTTCCCTGCGAGGTGCGCGCGCGCCTCGTGGTCATCCAGGACGAGGAGCTTGTGGTGGTGTTCGTGCACGACCTTACCGCGGCCAGGCGCGCGGAGGAGGAAATACGCTCGCTCAACGAGAATCTCACGGGCGCCGTCGCGAAGCTGGAGGAGGCGAACAGGGAGCTCGAGGCGTTCAACTACACGGTCTCGCACGATCTTCGCCTTCCGCTCCTCACCATAGGCGGGTACGCGAACCTGGTCGCCCGTCATTTCGGCGGGCTCATCCCCGATGAGGCGCACCGCTACCTGAAGATAATCGGGGACGAGGTCCGCAGGATGGAAAACCTGTTAAGCGACCTGCTGGAGCTTTCCCGCCTGGAAAACCACCAGTTCGATCTCAAGCCGATCGATATTGCCGCGATGTCGACGCGCATATTCTCGCTGCTCGGTCCGCGGGAGGATGACCGGCAGCCCAGCCTTCAAGCGGGCACCCTGCCCCCGTGCTTCGGCGACGAGGTCATGATCGAGCAGCTTCTTAAAAATTTGATAGGGAATTCGCTCAAATATTCGTCGCGGCAGCGCCATCCAAAAATAGAAATGGGGGGATGGAACCAGGGGATCGAAAATACCTATTTCGTGAAGGACAACGGTATCGGTTTCGACATGAAGGATGCCGATAAGCTTTTCGAAATTTTCGAGCGGCTGCATCCCCAGGAGGAATTCCCCGGCACGGGTGTGGGTCTTACCATTGTGCAGCGCATCGTCTGCCGGCACGGGGGACGCGTATGGGCGGAATCAAGGCCCGGGAAAGGAGCGACCTTTTTTTTCACGCTCCCGGCGGTACAGGTCGATGTAAATCCGCGGCAAAATACAAAGGCATTGGCCACGGATTGA
- a CDS encoding DUF89 family protein, with protein MPEWRCDDDTGGNGVKMTLGCVTCSVRQIEALLEHAPIDPDAKMACMKAALAGLAAFDMNLSPPAAAAAFHAKIRDLLGDEDPYRELKRRSTQVSLELFPAMKARVDASPDPLMAALRVAIAGNIIDYGARQGAGRADILESMERALAGDADEDFARAFREDAAHAERILYVGDNAGEIVFDRLLLERLGPSRVVFAVRGGPIINDATLDDARASGLDGLVRIVTTGAALPGVDGRASSPEFLDALASADMIVFKGQGNLETVIDGELDGFAKRGARMYFLLKVKCAYVAARLGKDLLDIACLPAPSEPKGHGIPLCRQKIRVHPRQSVANAFVFCRGFTSTCTAGSVKKKVAPFPGLDSAHTRPPCRQTMRCTMVRPTPVPGNSSWGCSRSKISKSLSASFMSKPIPLSFTK; from the coding sequence ATGCCTGAATGGCGCTGCGATGACGATACCGGAGGTAACGGCGTGAAGATGACGCTCGGATGCGTGACCTGCAGCGTGAGACAGATAGAGGCACTGCTCGAGCATGCCCCGATCGACCCCGATGCGAAGATGGCCTGCATGAAGGCCGCGCTCGCCGGCCTGGCCGCGTTCGACATGAACCTGTCGCCCCCGGCGGCCGCGGCGGCGTTTCACGCAAAGATCAGAGACCTGCTGGGCGACGAGGACCCCTACCGTGAATTGAAGCGCCGCAGCACGCAAGTCTCGCTCGAGCTTTTTCCCGCGATGAAGGCACGCGTCGATGCGAGCCCGGACCCGCTCATGGCCGCGCTCAGGGTCGCGATCGCCGGGAACATCATAGACTATGGCGCGCGGCAGGGGGCGGGGCGGGCCGATATACTGGAGTCCATGGAGCGCGCCCTGGCGGGCGACGCGGACGAGGACTTCGCGCGCGCGTTCCGGGAGGACGCCGCGCACGCGGAGCGCATACTCTACGTGGGCGACAACGCGGGGGAAATCGTTTTCGACCGGCTGCTCCTCGAGCGCCTTGGCCCTTCGCGCGTAGTCTTCGCGGTACGGGGCGGCCCCATCATCAATGACGCGACGCTGGACGACGCGCGTGCGTCGGGCCTGGACGGGTTGGTGCGCATTGTCACGACGGGGGCCGCGCTCCCCGGGGTGGACGGACGCGCATCGTCCCCCGAATTCCTGGACGCGCTCGCCTCCGCGGACATGATTGTCTTCAAGGGACAGGGGAACCTGGAAACGGTCATCGACGGCGAGCTCGATGGGTTCGCGAAGCGGGGGGCGCGGATGTACTTCCTGCTCAAGGTAAAGTGCGCGTACGTCGCGGCGCGCCTGGGAAAGGATCTTCTCGACATCGCCTGCCTGCCCGCACCGTCGGAGCCTAAAGGACACGGCATCCCACTTTGCCGACAAAAAATCCGCGTTCATCCGCGTCAATCCGTGGCCAATGCCTTTGTATTTTGCCGCGGATTTACATCGACCTGTACCGCCGGGAGCGTGAAAAAAAAGGTCGCTCCTTTCCCGGGCCTTGATTCCGCCCATACGCGTCCCCCGTGCCGGCAGACGATGCGCTGCACAATGGTAAGACCCACACCCGTGCCGGGGAATTCCTCCTGGGGATGCAGCCGCTCGAAAATTTCGAAAAGCTTATCGGCATCCTTCATGTCGAAACCGATACCGTTGTCCTTCACGAAATAG
- a CDS encoding GIY-YIG nuclease family protein, with amino-acid sequence MTAGEPAAWTVYVLRCRDGSLYTGITNDLESRMREHLEGKGSRYVRSRLPFKLAYEERAPDRSAALKREAAIKKMDRAGKMGLISGWARAIREP; translated from the coding sequence GTGACGGCCGGGGAGCCCGCGGCCTGGACGGTCTACGTGCTCCGTTGCCGGGACGGGAGCCTCTACACCGGCATTACGAACGACCTCGAGTCCCGCATGCGCGAGCACCTCGAGGGAAAGGGCTCCCGCTACGTCCGTTCGCGCCTTCCCTTCAAGCTCGCCTACGAGGAGCGGGCCCCGGACCGGAGCGCGGCCCTTAAGCGCGAGGCGGCCATAAAAAAAATGGACCGCGCCGGAAAAATGGGGTTGATTTCAGGATGGGCCCGGGCTATCCGGGAGCCTTGA